The Comamonas testosteroni genome contains the following window.
CCAGATGGGCTACGGCCCGGCATCGGTGCATGCCCTGCCCGACTGGATGAGCAAGGGCAGTGCCAGAGTCGGCGACCAGTTCCCCTCCCTGCCCTGGTGCAGTGAAACCATGGCCTTGCTGGAAAACGACAACGTTACCGATCCCCGGACCCTGGCCTCGCTGCTGGGGCGCGCTCCCGTGGCTCCGGATGCCATGCTGGCCACCTTGCCCAAGGAAGGCCGCCGCCATGCCTGAGGTGCAAAACAGCAGCAGAACCAACCCGCAGCAGCAAGCTGCCAGACTCATGCACGCCAGTCTGGTCGTCGTCTGGCTGGGCACGGCCCTGGTCAGCGCGCTGGACTATCTCGGGCTCTCGGGCCTCAACCACGAAGGTGCCCGCTTGCTGGACCAGGGCGGCATTGGCGATACACGCTGGCAGGCACTGCTCATCTGGTCCGGCCTGCTGGCCGATTTGGCTCTGGGCCTGGCCTTGCTGCTGCGCCCCGGGCGGGCCAGCTATCTGACAGCCCTGTTGCTTATGGTGGCCATGACCGTGATCGGCACGGCTCTTCAACCCGCGCTGTGGCTGCATCCGCTCGGGCCGCTGCTCAAGAACCTGCCCATCGCCGCCATGCTGTGGTTCCAGCTGCAAACAGGTCACTCGCACAACAGG
Protein-coding sequences here:
- a CDS encoding DoxX-like family protein gives rise to the protein MPEVQNSSRTNPQQQAARLMHASLVVVWLGTALVSALDYLGLSGLNHEGARLLDQGGIGDTRWQALLIWSGLLADLALGLALLLRPGRASYLTALLLMVAMTVIGTALQPALWLHPLGPLLKNLPIAAMLWFQLQTGHSHNRLES